A stretch of Fluviicola sp. DNA encodes these proteins:
- a CDS encoding CPBP family intramembrane glutamic endopeptidase, which yields MKKFLLYFLLLLFASLMLVKFMVSGIVQIYKLNDNGTAALLISGLGRLLLLFGFYLALKKEAFFDLKKVLKNNVGVAIVVGILLFLSLRFALPYIGVRYGWENLTAYYFKCFSVGFSEEVLCRWIIFGLVVAAYPRRKAFGQIIIVSAIFALLHIGNLITGDLDIFSVLNQMLFAFLMGLFLEGLFIRFKNIILIGVLHGLINFHGMYSSIFKLEPLPLKEDSMMDVIQTQMVFGIICIILLLILRLTMKKEDINRLYAL from the coding sequence ATGAAAAAGTTTCTTCTGTATTTTCTACTCTTACTTTTTGCTTCCCTAATGCTTGTAAAGTTTATGGTGAGTGGAATCGTACAGATTTATAAATTAAATGACAACGGAACTGCAGCTTTACTTATATCTGGTCTAGGTAGATTGTTATTATTGTTTGGTTTTTACCTGGCACTTAAAAAAGAAGCTTTCTTCGATTTAAAAAAAGTCCTGAAAAATAATGTGGGAGTAGCTATTGTAGTTGGGATACTTCTTTTCTTATCGCTTCGTTTTGCTTTACCCTATATTGGAGTTCGTTACGGATGGGAAAACCTAACAGCATATTACTTTAAATGCTTCAGTGTGGGGTTTTCGGAGGAGGTATTGTGTCGATGGATTATTTTCGGCTTGGTAGTAGCAGCATATCCAAGAAGAAAGGCATTTGGACAAATTATTATAGTTTCAGCTATTTTTGCATTGCTTCACATTGGTAATCTAATAACGGGAGACCTTGATATTTTTTCTGTATTGAACCAGATGCTATTCGCATTCCTCATGGGATTGTTCCTTGAGGGTCTTTTCATCCGATTCAAAAATATAATACTAATAGGAGTATTACATGGTTTAATTAACTTCCACGGGATGTACAGTTCGATTTTCAAATTGGAACCGTTGCCTTTAAAAGAAGATTCTATGATGGATGTCATTCAAACCCAAATGGTATTCGGTATAATTTGTATTATTCTTCTCCTTATTTTGCGTCTGACGATGAAAAAAGAGGACATAAATCGTTTATACGCCCTCTGA
- a CDS encoding M48 family metalloprotease, translating into MKYITTFFAFIILFFSGTVIGQKRDQVAEQAIEKELQSIAPAYVDEFRQATNAMDKGDLILADSIYSIIYEHAPSFDHVVRRLGSIKNELGQQDEGLVLCERAVEMNRSYANLITLVNCIIQQTNASTIDLARADSLLQESKLLPESKNDVSFYLMDAQIGLRLNNMSQFRAATNFLEANFKNEMATHYYAAILAANNGDPQKADKEIRIANKLGLPNEEMNAFLAANADYTPYNPDTGPSSTESAIWNFLDILFVIVIAWISGIVLLYLVGIILSMITLRSIEQQIKNNDLQASSRLRKVYKILITTAGFYYYVSLPIIVVLVLAIGGGLVFGMLSAGIIAFKLVIIIVIVVGGTIIGLLRSLLVRGRLQEPGRLLNEPEAPELFALTRSVAKDLNTRPIDEIRITPETDLAVYETGSWRAKMQDNGKRVLILGVAVLKDFRKDDFKAILAHEYGHFANRDTAGGGVAMRVQRDMTNYYIALYNSGNATWWSIAFLFLKFYHFIFTRISAGATRLQEVLADRIAAETYGAQSFRNGLTFVVRRSIEFSMLANAEIKQAEEQKRGHANFYELSDLPDTEFDLESELQKSLNRKTSEQDTHPSPVDRFRYVEGITTIPKQDTGTVHEFFTNWGELTGEMTLEIDKIIQEQKRMTS; encoded by the coding sequence ATGAAATACATCACCACCTTTTTTGCCTTCATCATACTGTTTTTTTCAGGGACGGTTATCGGACAAAAACGCGACCAGGTTGCGGAACAGGCCATTGAAAAAGAGCTACAGTCCATTGCACCTGCTTATGTAGATGAATTCAGGCAAGCTACCAATGCTATGGATAAAGGCGATTTGATTTTGGCAGACAGCATTTATTCAATCATTTACGAACACGCCCCGTCGTTTGATCACGTAGTGAGACGTTTGGGAAGTATTAAAAATGAACTTGGCCAACAAGACGAAGGACTCGTCCTTTGTGAACGAGCAGTTGAGATGAATCGCTCTTATGCCAACCTTATTACACTGGTAAACTGTATCATCCAGCAAACCAATGCATCTACCATTGATCTGGCACGTGCAGACAGTCTTCTCCAAGAGTCAAAATTATTACCTGAGTCTAAAAATGATGTGAGTTTTTATTTAATGGATGCTCAGATCGGGCTGCGATTAAATAATATGTCACAATTCCGGGCAGCGACGAATTTCCTGGAAGCCAATTTCAAAAATGAGATGGCAACACATTATTACGCAGCGATTCTCGCTGCCAATAACGGAGATCCGCAAAAGGCAGATAAAGAGATCCGAATTGCAAATAAACTGGGTTTACCGAACGAGGAAATGAATGCTTTCCTGGCAGCAAATGCGGATTATACACCGTACAATCCGGATACAGGCCCATCATCAACAGAAAGTGCGATCTGGAATTTCCTGGACATTCTTTTTGTAATCGTCATTGCTTGGATCAGCGGTATTGTATTGCTTTACCTGGTTGGAATTATTTTGTCGATGATTACATTACGTTCCATTGAACAGCAGATCAAAAACAATGATTTGCAGGCAAGTTCCAGGCTTCGAAAGGTTTATAAAATCCTGATCACTACCGCAGGTTTCTATTACTATGTTTCCCTGCCCATTATAGTGGTTTTGGTTCTGGCAATCGGAGGCGGGCTTGTTTTCGGTATGCTATCGGCGGGTATTATTGCCTTTAAACTTGTCATTATTATTGTCATTGTTGTAGGTGGTACGATCATCGGGTTATTAAGATCTTTACTTGTGAGAGGCCGTTTGCAGGAACCTGGAAGATTGCTGAATGAACCGGAAGCACCTGAATTATTTGCTTTGACCCGCTCGGTAGCAAAAGACCTGAATACACGACCAATCGACGAAATCCGGATTACCCCGGAAACAGATCTGGCAGTTTATGAAACCGGTTCGTGGAGGGCTAAAATGCAAGATAACGGTAAGCGCGTCCTTATTTTAGGAGTTGCTGTTTTGAAAGACTTCCGGAAAGATGATTTCAAGGCTATTCTGGCACATGAATACGGGCATTTTGCCAATCGTGATACAGCGGGCGGAGGCGTTGCGATGCGTGTTCAGCGGGATATGACCAACTATTACATTGCGCTCTACAATTCCGGGAATGCTACCTGGTGGAGTATTGCCTTTTTGTTTTTGAAGTTTTATCATTTCATCTTTACACGTATATCTGCCGGCGCCACCCGTTTACAGGAAGTACTTGCAGATCGTATTGCTGCTGAAACTTACGGTGCACAATCGTTTCGCAACGGATTGACATTCGTGGTACGCCGTTCTATTGAATTCAGTATGCTGGCAAATGCTGAAATCAAGCAAGCAGAAGAACAAAAAAGAGGGCATGCAAACTTCTACGAATTGTCAGATCTTCCTGACACCGAATTTGACCTTGAAAGTGAATTACAGAAGTCGCTCAACCGCAAAACGAGCGAACAGGACACACATCCAAGCCCTGTTGACCGTTTCCGCTATGTGGAAGGTATCACCACCATTCCAAAACAGGATACCGGCACTGTACATGAATTCTTCACCAACTGGGGAGAACTTACCGGGGAAATGACTCTGGAAATTGATAAAATCATTCAAGAGCAAAAACGAATGACCAGTTAA